From Pelagicoccus albus, the proteins below share one genomic window:
- a CDS encoding Gfo/Idh/MocA family protein → MSNPRDGMNYAPEGKQMEPVVAPGEFQFAAAFFDHGHIYAQIDALAQAGATLKYVFDTQDGRIDSVLRKYPQAKVAHSLEEILSDPEIRLVTAAAIPDQRCGIGLQVMDAGKDYLTDKAPFTTLKQLALARGKVAETGRKYAVCYSERLLSEAGYYACELARSGRIGRVLQVLNLAPHNLAPETRPDWFFQKERVGGILTDIGSHQFEQFLYCANAKDAKLGFARVENFANPDYPEFEDFGEASAILDNGASCYCRLDWFNPTGSKTWGDGRTFILGEKGYIEARKYRDIVHGQSDVVYVVDEKGEERIECAGKVGFPFFGQFLLDCLNRTEIAMSTEHAFKAAELSMLAQKMADEG, encoded by the coding sequence ATGTCCAACCCACGTGACGGAATGAACTACGCTCCAGAAGGAAAGCAAATGGAGCCGGTTGTAGCTCCCGGAGAATTCCAGTTTGCGGCCGCGTTCTTTGATCATGGTCACATTTACGCCCAGATCGATGCCTTGGCTCAAGCAGGGGCTACCTTGAAGTATGTGTTCGACACGCAGGATGGCCGGATCGACTCAGTGCTTCGAAAATACCCGCAGGCCAAAGTGGCTCACTCGCTGGAAGAGATTCTTTCCGATCCGGAAATCCGATTGGTAACTGCGGCTGCGATTCCTGATCAACGGTGCGGCATCGGTCTGCAGGTAATGGATGCGGGTAAGGATTACCTTACGGACAAGGCGCCTTTTACGACTCTCAAGCAGCTCGCTCTCGCTCGGGGCAAGGTTGCGGAAACGGGTCGCAAATACGCGGTTTGTTATTCGGAGCGGCTCTTAAGCGAAGCAGGCTACTATGCATGCGAGCTGGCACGGAGCGGACGAATTGGCCGAGTGTTACAGGTTCTCAATCTGGCGCCGCACAATCTAGCTCCCGAAACGAGACCGGACTGGTTTTTTCAGAAAGAGCGGGTCGGGGGCATTTTGACTGATATTGGCTCCCACCAGTTCGAACAGTTTCTTTACTGCGCGAATGCAAAGGATGCGAAGCTCGGCTTCGCTCGAGTCGAAAATTTTGCCAACCCTGATTATCCCGAATTCGAGGACTTTGGGGAGGCTTCGGCGATTTTGGACAATGGGGCTTCGTGCTACTGCCGTCTGGATTGGTTCAATCCGACCGGCTCGAAGACTTGGGGCGATGGTAGGACTTTCATCTTGGGAGAAAAGGGCTACATCGAAGCCCGCAAGTATCGGGACATCGTCCATGGCCAGTCAGACGTGGTTTACGTCGTGGACGAAAAAGGTGAGGAGCGAATCGAGTGCGCTGGGAAAGTGGGCTTCCCATTTTTTGGACAATTCCTACTCGATTGCCTGAATCGGACTGAGATTGCCATGTCGACCGAGCATGCGTTCAAGGCAGCGGAGCTATCGATGTTGGCCCAAAAGATGGCCGACGAAGGATGA
- the queC gene encoding 7-cyano-7-deazaguanine synthase QueC, giving the protein MDNLDEKAPKSAVAVYSGGMDSTVMLYHMRELGVEIKGALSVNYGQKHSKELDVAAAYCRELGIEHRVADLSGLQGIFGKSSLTNSDEDVPEGHYEEDQMKSTVVPNRNMILLAIATSWAVSLEAESVAYAAHGGDHAIYPDCREEFANALDKAIRLCDWSEVSLYRPFVKWSKADIAGAGYRLGAQLERTWSCYKGGADHCGRCGTCVERREAFYLAGVEDLTPYEASAPSVEELVKTGWKI; this is encoded by the coding sequence ATGGACAACTTGGACGAAAAAGCTCCGAAATCAGCGGTTGCGGTCTATTCCGGAGGAATGGATTCGACGGTCATGCTCTACCACATGCGTGAGCTTGGCGTAGAGATAAAGGGGGCTTTGAGCGTCAATTACGGCCAAAAGCACAGCAAGGAGCTCGACGTGGCCGCAGCCTACTGCCGGGAGCTCGGCATCGAGCACCGCGTGGCGGACTTGAGTGGGCTACAAGGGATCTTTGGCAAGAGCAGTTTGACGAATTCGGACGAGGACGTGCCGGAGGGGCACTACGAAGAGGATCAAATGAAGTCCACCGTGGTGCCAAACCGAAACATGATCCTGCTCGCAATCGCGACCTCTTGGGCTGTTTCGCTGGAGGCTGAATCGGTTGCCTATGCGGCGCATGGAGGGGATCACGCGATTTATCCGGATTGCCGCGAGGAATTTGCCAACGCTTTGGATAAAGCCATCCGACTCTGCGACTGGAGCGAGGTAAGCTTGTATCGACCCTTTGTAAAGTGGTCGAAGGCCGACATCGCCGGTGCAGGCTATCGCCTCGGAGCCCAATTGGAGCGTACCTGGTCTTGCTACAAGGGCGGGGCAGACCACTGCGGTCGCTGCGGAACCTGCGTTGAGCGCCGGGAAGCTTTTTACTTGGCCGGAGTCGAAGATCTTACCCCGTACGAGGCATCGGCTCCCTCGGTTGAGGAGCTCGTCAAGACAGGTTGGAAAATCTAG
- a CDS encoding 6-pyruvoyl trahydropterin synthase family protein, whose product MFTCKKTYADIPFAHRQHRHDGHCAQIHGHNWSFTFTFGCDELDECGFVVDFGKLKYIKAWIEENLDHACVFNHDDPLLQDILAINEQSGCKVYQPYIVDLCSSEGIARHVFEVMEPQVKEQSKGRAFLISVEVVEDSRNSATYQPSRA is encoded by the coding sequence ATGTTCACCTGTAAAAAGACCTATGCGGACATCCCGTTCGCTCACCGCCAGCATCGCCACGACGGGCATTGCGCTCAAATTCACGGGCACAATTGGAGTTTCACGTTTACCTTTGGTTGCGACGAATTGGATGAATGCGGTTTTGTGGTCGATTTCGGCAAGCTGAAATACATCAAGGCTTGGATAGAAGAAAACCTGGACCACGCCTGCGTCTTCAATCACGACGATCCGCTTCTGCAGGACATCCTTGCCATTAACGAACAGAGCGGCTGCAAGGTTTATCAGCCATACATCGTAGATCTTTGCTCGAGTGAGGGTATCGCAAGGCACGTCTTCGAGGTGATGGAGCCCCAAGTGAAGGAACAGTCGAAAGGCAGGGCGTTTCTGATCTCGGTAGAAGTCGTTGAGGATAGCCGCAATAGCGCGACCTATCAGCCTTCGAGGGCGTAG
- a CDS encoding 7-carboxy-7-deazaguanine synthase QueE: protein MEGGVKRLPVHERFYSWQGEGMHLGRSAYFIRLFGCPVHCPWCDSAGTWHQDYIPKNVERFSPQELADAAAASGAAFVVVTGGEPAIHDLKPLTDALGAAGLTRHLETSGAFPIKGDFDWITLSPKWQKEPLTENLQKASEFKIIVEDAESIHRWQDKIGKHFSKTKPVWLHPEWTQHKNPEVLESITRWIKEYGDPYRAGYQMHKLYQADLLDPNSRKSAPLGGDVSKGY from the coding sequence ATGGAAGGTGGGGTTAAGCGATTGCCAGTCCACGAACGGTTTTATTCGTGGCAAGGAGAGGGGATGCACCTTGGGCGTTCCGCCTACTTTATTCGGCTGTTCGGATGCCCCGTCCATTGTCCATGGTGCGACTCTGCTGGAACCTGGCATCAGGACTACATTCCCAAAAACGTGGAACGGTTTAGTCCGCAGGAACTTGCGGATGCTGCTGCTGCCAGCGGAGCGGCTTTCGTGGTGGTAACGGGAGGTGAGCCCGCCATTCACGACCTGAAACCTTTGACTGATGCATTGGGCGCAGCGGGGCTTACGCGTCACTTGGAAACAAGCGGAGCTTTTCCCATCAAAGGCGATTTCGATTGGATTACCCTGAGTCCCAAGTGGCAAAAGGAGCCACTCACGGAAAACCTGCAAAAAGCGTCGGAATTTAAGATTATCGTTGAGGACGCAGAATCCATCCACAGGTGGCAGGACAAGATTGGTAAGCATTTCTCCAAGACAAAGCCCGTGTGGCTGCACCCGGAATGGACTCAGCACAAGAACCCAGAGGTGCTTGAGTCGATCACGCGTTGGATAAAGGAATACGGAGATCCATATCGAGCAGGCTATCAAATGCATAAACTCTATCAGGCGGATCTCTTAGATCCTAATTCGCGTAAGTCAGCTCCCCTTGGAGGAGATGTCTCCAAAGGGTATTAG
- the recF gene encoding DNA replication/repair protein RecF (All proteins in this family for which functions are known are DNA-binding proteins that assist the filamentation of RecA onto DNA for the initiation of recombination or recombinational repair.), whose product MRFKTIAVSNYRNIKLARLNVDADRVFLLGRNGQGKTNLLEAIGYVTSLRAFRARENDTLLGPESPQAEILYEIDHEEFDETQARVLIKKKGKEVSLDGESVRRASDFVGRFPAVTLSSEDLSIVRGSPGGRRRFIDTFLCGIDRQYYVALQRYQKCVQERNALLKKGAAASLMRPFEAQMISPALEVIGKRKQVIGELGELASRFYGTLSGSEEQIGVSYKPNADPESEEAYWTLLDKNRKRDEILHSTGKGPHRDDFELSLNGRVASDFASDGQQRSIALSLAFATIAYWRERFGVCPALLIDDVLGELDPLRRERFWNALDERIQLIATGTELPDAASGKDWMVYGVENGRFELKA is encoded by the coding sequence ATGAGGTTTAAGACGATAGCTGTATCCAATTATCGGAACATAAAGCTTGCTCGCTTAAATGTTGACGCGGACCGGGTCTTTCTTTTGGGCCGAAATGGACAAGGTAAAACTAACTTGCTCGAAGCCATTGGTTATGTGACCTCGCTGCGTGCGTTTCGAGCACGGGAAAACGATACGCTACTCGGACCCGAATCGCCGCAAGCGGAGATTCTTTATGAGATCGACCACGAAGAGTTTGACGAGACGCAGGCTCGAGTTCTGATCAAGAAAAAGGGGAAGGAAGTCTCTCTCGATGGCGAGTCGGTGCGGCGAGCTTCTGATTTCGTGGGCCGTTTCCCGGCGGTTACTTTATCATCGGAGGATTTGAGTATCGTAAGAGGGTCGCCGGGAGGACGTCGCCGGTTTATCGATACATTTTTGTGCGGTATCGATCGCCAGTACTACGTCGCTCTGCAACGCTATCAAAAATGCGTGCAGGAACGAAATGCACTGCTGAAGAAAGGAGCGGCTGCGAGTTTGATGCGTCCTTTCGAAGCTCAAATGATCTCTCCCGCACTCGAGGTGATAGGGAAACGCAAGCAGGTGATCGGTGAGCTTGGCGAGTTGGCCAGTCGTTTCTATGGGACTTTGTCAGGATCCGAAGAGCAAATCGGCGTGAGCTACAAGCCAAATGCAGATCCGGAGAGCGAGGAGGCCTATTGGACGCTCTTGGATAAGAATCGAAAACGAGACGAGATTCTACACAGCACCGGAAAGGGTCCGCATCGGGACGATTTTGAACTCAGCCTGAATGGCAGAGTTGCTTCTGATTTTGCCTCTGACGGGCAGCAGCGTAGCATTGCTCTCTCGCTTGCATTCGCGACTATCGCTTACTGGCGAGAACGTTTTGGCGTTTGCCCGGCACTCCTGATCGACGATGTGCTAGGAGAGCTTGATCCCTTGAGACGGGAACGATTCTGGAATGCTTTGGACGAGCGTATCCAACTGATAGCGACGGGAACGGAACTCCCCGATGCAGCCAGCGGAAAAGACTGGATGGTATACGGCGTGGAGAACGGCCGTTTCGAATTAAAAGCCTAA
- a CDS encoding iron-containing alcohol dehydrogenase yields the protein MSFAFATANEIHFGEGMVKTIPSLLDESHSPLFVLTGSDSKRYSQTIGLLTQNGFEVFIHPVQGEPTVQSVSLACEAARDAGANAVIAIGGGSALDTGKAVAALATNPGKLIDYLEGVGKGKTLSNDSLPFMAIPTTAGTGSEVTRNSVIGVPQAGVKVSLRSKTMLPKWAVVDPELTYRLPQHVTAYTGMDALIQCLEAYLSRDANPLTDGIAREGLRLAARSIRKACGGELDTEAKSDLCAASLCSGIALANAKLGSVHGFAGPLGGMIDAPHGAICASLLVPCLSANLRAFKDRAPEHPSRAKLDDAATVLTGNPQAKASYAVAWLESLCKDLPLKSLGELGLEKEKIEEAARKSAQSSSMKGNPIELSKFELIEILEAAL from the coding sequence ATGTCATTCGCATTCGCCACCGCCAACGAAATCCATTTCGGAGAGGGCATGGTCAAAACCATACCAAGTCTATTGGATGAAAGCCATTCCCCGCTTTTTGTCCTGACCGGTAGCGACTCGAAACGATACTCCCAGACGATCGGACTTCTCACACAAAACGGCTTCGAAGTCTTCATCCATCCCGTACAGGGAGAGCCAACAGTCCAGTCTGTCAGCCTAGCCTGTGAGGCGGCTCGCGACGCAGGCGCAAACGCAGTCATCGCCATCGGAGGTGGCAGCGCACTCGACACCGGGAAAGCAGTCGCCGCTCTGGCAACCAATCCTGGTAAACTGATCGACTATCTGGAAGGCGTCGGAAAAGGCAAAACGCTTAGCAACGACTCTCTCCCTTTCATGGCCATACCCACCACGGCGGGAACCGGATCAGAAGTTACCCGCAATAGCGTAATCGGAGTGCCACAGGCCGGAGTTAAGGTAAGCCTTCGCAGCAAAACCATGTTGCCAAAATGGGCGGTGGTCGATCCGGAGCTTACCTACAGGCTGCCGCAACATGTAACCGCCTATACCGGCATGGATGCTTTAATCCAGTGCCTTGAAGCGTATCTTTCTCGAGACGCAAATCCACTAACCGATGGCATCGCTCGCGAGGGACTCCGGCTTGCCGCTCGCTCCATACGAAAAGCATGCGGAGGAGAGCTGGATACGGAAGCGAAGTCCGACTTATGCGCTGCGAGCCTTTGTAGCGGCATCGCCCTCGCCAATGCCAAACTTGGTTCCGTGCACGGATTTGCCGGACCCTTGGGAGGCATGATTGACGCTCCGCACGGAGCGATCTGCGCCAGTCTCCTCGTCCCTTGTCTATCAGCCAATTTACGAGCGTTCAAGGACCGAGCTCCCGAGCATCCTAGTCGCGCGAAGCTGGACGATGCCGCGACGGTCCTAACCGGAAATCCACAGGCCAAAGCCTCCTACGCCGTCGCCTGGCTGGAATCGCTCTGCAAAGATCTTCCGCTCAAATCGCTCGGCGAACTCGGACTTGAAAAAGAAAAGATCGAAGAAGCGGCCCGCAAATCTGCCCAATCGAGCAGCATGAAAGGCAACCCGATCGAACTCTCGAAATTCGAGTTGATCGAAATTCTGGAAGCCGCCCTTTAG
- the coaD gene encoding pantetheine-phosphate adenylyltransferase, which produces MRICIYPGTFDPITIGHLDIMQRACRMFDKVIVAVADNVGKGPFFTPQERLALVEENLKDLPNASATTFNGLLVDFAKEQGAIAVIRGLRAVSDFEYEFQMALMNRHLTPQIETVLLMTKEGFNYTSSSIVKQVAKFGGDVSHFVPPNVNEALKIKFKK; this is translated from the coding sequence ATGAGAATTTGCATCTATCCAGGCACCTTTGATCCCATCACAATTGGGCACTTAGACATCATGCAGCGGGCATGCCGCATGTTTGATAAAGTCATCGTAGCAGTCGCGGACAACGTGGGCAAAGGCCCATTCTTCACTCCGCAGGAGCGACTTGCCCTCGTGGAGGAAAATTTGAAGGATCTGCCCAATGCCTCGGCGACCACTTTCAACGGACTTCTAGTGGACTTCGCCAAAGAGCAAGGGGCCATTGCCGTCATCCGTGGTCTGCGAGCGGTATCGGACTTCGAGTACGAATTCCAGATGGCCCTCATGAACCGCCACCTAACTCCGCAGATCGAGACCGTTCTGCTGATGACTAAAGAAGGCTTCAACTACACCAGCTCCAGCATCGTCAAACAGGTGGCCAAGTTCGGAGGCGACGTATCACACTTCGTCCCGCCCAACGTGAACGAAGCCCTCAAGATCAAGTTCAAGAAATAG
- the pgsA gene encoding CDP-diacylglycerol--glycerol-3-phosphate 3-phosphatidyltransferase yields the protein MNLPNILTLSRIPLMFIIVWLMRESFSGAASAAFVLFVIAGITDWADGYAARKLKMVSNFGILMDALTDKILMLGLMVALVEQGMVQIFLVLLILGREFMITGLRLVAATKGVVMAAESAGKQKTVTQIIAVGGFLLAVVFHVDLARAGMPYSEEIGCWVEWIGRGFFWLCVAMTLYSGAKYFRKYGELVFSNDK from the coding sequence ATGAACCTTCCCAACATACTGACCCTGTCGCGAATCCCGCTGATGTTCATCATCGTGTGGCTAATGCGTGAGTCGTTTTCAGGGGCTGCCAGCGCCGCTTTCGTGCTTTTTGTCATAGCGGGGATCACCGATTGGGCGGACGGCTATGCGGCTAGAAAACTCAAAATGGTCTCGAATTTTGGCATCTTGATGGACGCATTGACCGACAAGATCCTGATGCTTGGCCTTATGGTCGCTCTCGTTGAGCAAGGTATGGTACAGATTTTCCTCGTATTGCTGATTCTGGGTCGCGAGTTCATGATCACCGGCCTGCGTCTCGTCGCGGCGACCAAAGGCGTGGTCATGGCTGCGGAAAGCGCCGGGAAGCAAAAGACGGTTACCCAGATCATTGCTGTGGGGGGATTTTTGCTAGCGGTCGTTTTCCACGTGGACCTAGCCCGAGCCGGAATGCCGTACTCGGAAGAAATCGGATGCTGGGTGGAGTGGATCGGACGGGGCTTTTTCTGGCTCTGTGTGGCGATGACTCTGTATTCGGGGGCGAAGTACTTCCGTAAGTATGGAGAATTGGTATTTAGCAACGACAAGTAG
- a CDS encoding phosphatidylglycerophosphatase A family protein, whose product MRNPKWARFWPDKVVVKLATLGSMGDLKAPGTWGSAMGIVFYAVFISHLSDFTAAIVLAAATYFAIGICGEAEKRLKKVDPGEVILDEFVAMPMCFLGLSAYGSHPKFFWILLAGFLLFRFFDILKPLGIKKLQRYHGGFGVVIDDVAAALMVAVIMNFGVRFWLG is encoded by the coding sequence ATGAGAAATCCGAAATGGGCCCGTTTTTGGCCCGACAAGGTGGTAGTCAAATTGGCTACTTTGGGTAGTATGGGAGATCTCAAGGCTCCCGGAACTTGGGGCTCGGCCATGGGGATCGTATTTTACGCGGTCTTCATTTCCCACCTAAGCGACTTCACGGCGGCGATTGTCTTGGCGGCAGCGACCTATTTTGCGATCGGGATTTGCGGCGAGGCGGAGAAACGGCTCAAAAAGGTCGATCCCGGAGAGGTAATTCTCGACGAGTTTGTTGCTATGCCGATGTGCTTCCTTGGATTGAGCGCCTATGGGTCGCATCCGAAATTCTTCTGGATCCTGCTCGCGGGATTTTTGCTATTTCGCTTTTTCGATATTCTGAAGCCACTAGGCATCAAGAAGCTACAGCGTTACCATGGAGGATTTGGCGTGGTGATCGACGATGTGGCGGCCGCTCTGATGGTAGCGGTTATTATGAATTTCGGAGTCCGATTCTGGCTCGGCTAG
- the lgt gene encoding prolipoprotein diacylglyceryl transferase, translating to MPFSQIWTHDLDPFILRFTETFGIRWYGLAYVAGFMVGAWLLHIYYKKGLSPLDTNQQSDLFLAIIGGVIVGGRLGYFIFYSPDTLLEDPLAFFQFSQGGMASHGGFIGVILAGWLMARRFKVSFFRIGDLLATLAPPGLLFGRLANFQNGELWGKPTDGSWGVIFPGAGNVPRHPSQLYEAGLEGLLMLVYTQIRIWTSPVLKNYPGQIGGEFLLVYSIVRVIGEQFREPDFGIDPIMGLNRGAILSLAMALAGIAIILYARRKKTV from the coding sequence ATGCCATTCTCCCAAATCTGGACGCACGATCTCGACCCCTTCATTTTGAGGTTCACCGAGACATTTGGAATCCGTTGGTACGGCCTCGCCTACGTAGCCGGATTTATGGTGGGGGCCTGGCTCTTGCACATTTACTACAAGAAAGGGCTCTCCCCGCTGGATACCAACCAGCAGAGCGATCTCTTTCTCGCCATCATCGGTGGAGTCATCGTCGGGGGCCGACTTGGCTACTTCATTTTCTATAGTCCAGATACCTTGCTCGAAGATCCCCTCGCCTTTTTCCAATTCAGCCAAGGCGGCATGGCGAGTCACGGAGGCTTCATCGGAGTCATCCTAGCAGGATGGCTCATGGCCCGACGCTTCAAGGTTTCGTTTTTCAGGATCGGTGACCTACTCGCGACCTTGGCTCCTCCCGGGCTTTTGTTCGGTCGATTGGCCAATTTCCAAAACGGTGAGCTTTGGGGCAAGCCGACGGATGGAAGCTGGGGTGTTATCTTTCCGGGGGCTGGCAATGTTCCTAGGCATCCATCTCAGCTCTACGAGGCAGGCCTAGAGGGTTTGTTGATGCTCGTTTATACTCAGATTCGGATTTGGACCTCTCCCGTCCTCAAGAACTACCCTGGCCAGATAGGAGGCGAATTCCTGCTAGTCTATTCCATCGTACGGGTTATCGGAGAGCAATTCAGAGAGCCCGATTTCGGTATAGATCCGATCATGGGCCTCAACCGGGGAGCGATTTTATCACTCGCCATGGCACTAGCGGGTATCGCCATCATTCTCTATGCGCGCCGGAAGAAAACCGTCTAG
- a CDS encoding CNNM domain-containing protein → MIIQFVLAVSFTIGVSFVCSMLEALILSTTIADIESLKKRLPKKGELLERHKTDLSDTISAILTLNTIANTAGSTIVGALAAQIWSSAVLGWVTGLLTLSILIFSEIIPKNLGVTYRVQLQPWVVSPLRWMKLALWPATSLTNFSVRFVVREEQNSEDSSSNEEEIILLAEKGAKDGTLTSSESNMVTNALKLDDEMVSTIMTPRVVVTALDNELTIGDVFRTFPNIPFARMPVYNEDIDQIVGVVRRRDLLKYVAEDQDRVRLNEIKDEVHFIPETVTVAAALQTILKTHQQLLVVVDEFGSMAGVVTMEDIMEYILGREIFEKDDVAIDMREFARSEAKGKKEGAEPEEPKQAEKPDSA, encoded by the coding sequence ATGATCATCCAATTCGTCCTAGCGGTCTCGTTTACCATCGGAGTTTCATTCGTGTGCTCGATGCTCGAAGCTCTGATTTTAAGCACCACCATCGCGGATATTGAATCTCTCAAAAAGCGATTGCCCAAAAAAGGCGAATTGCTGGAACGTCACAAGACAGACCTGTCGGATACCATTTCGGCGATCCTGACTTTGAATACGATCGCCAACACAGCAGGATCAACGATCGTGGGGGCTCTCGCCGCTCAAATCTGGAGCAGTGCCGTGCTTGGCTGGGTCACCGGCTTGTTGACGCTGAGCATTCTCATTTTTTCGGAAATCATTCCGAAAAACCTGGGCGTAACCTACCGCGTTCAGCTTCAGCCATGGGTCGTAAGTCCGCTCCGCTGGATGAAGCTCGCGCTTTGGCCCGCCACTTCTCTCACCAATTTCTCGGTTCGCTTCGTGGTCCGCGAGGAGCAAAACAGCGAGGACTCTTCCTCCAACGAAGAGGAGATCATCCTCTTGGCAGAGAAAGGGGCCAAGGATGGCACCCTGACCAGTAGCGAGTCCAACATGGTCACCAACGCCCTAAAGCTGGACGATGAAATGGTGAGTACCATCATGACTCCTCGCGTGGTGGTGACCGCTTTGGATAATGAGCTTACCATTGGCGACGTTTTTAGGACCTTTCCCAATATTCCATTCGCTCGCATGCCCGTGTACAATGAGGACATCGACCAAATCGTCGGAGTGGTCAGAAGACGGGACCTACTGAAGTACGTGGCAGAGGACCAAGATCGAGTTCGCCTCAATGAGATTAAAGACGAGGTCCACTTCATCCCCGAAACAGTTACGGTGGCCGCAGCGTTGCAGACTATTCTCAAAACTCACCAGCAACTTCTCGTGGTGGTCGATGAGTTTGGATCCATGGCAGGTGTCGTGACGATGGAGGACATCATGGAGTATATCCTCGGACGCGAAATTTTCGAGAAAGACGATGTGGCCATCGACATGCGGGAGTTCGCCCGCTCCGAGGCTAAAGGCAAAAAAGAAGGCGCAGAGCCTGAAGAACCCAAGCAGGCAGAAAAGCCAGATTCCGCCTAA